From the genome of Vigna angularis cultivar LongXiaoDou No.4 chromosome 11, ASM1680809v1, whole genome shotgun sequence, one region includes:
- the LOC108333877 gene encoding G-type lectin S-receptor-like serine/threonine-protein kinase At4g27290 isoform X1 — protein MKKVLLMFVLTMILLFFFCTSTANDSISQFKSLSVGNTLVSEEGTFELGFFRPGRAADLYLGIWYKSIPVKTVVWVANRAKPVKGNSSVLHINSEGNLELVNHNGVVAWSANSTKKVQNPIVQLLNSGNLVVRDEGDQDPESYLWQSFDYPSDTLLPGMKLGWDLRTGLERRVSAWKNWDDPSPGDFSWGISLEGFPQVMMWKGSKVFYRGGHWNGLGFSGAPELKANPVFKFKFVSNENEVYYTYSLTNESIISRIVMNQSISTRQRYIWIEDAQAWRIYASVPRDNCDSYNICGPNGNCVIGDSPVCQCLSGFKPRFPRQWDMMDWTQGCFLSEEWNCEERRKHGFVKFSQLKAPDTSNSWVNESMSLTECRDKCLENCSCKAYANTDVREGGKGCLMWFGDLRDIREFSAGGWDLYIRTKILESEFTLVSQFYINHEGEKKNYSTKVVAVVLTTVAVVAAILVLYQFGKRMKKFRACESSNSLIVDNNKDEEELELPFFDQAAITKATNGFSINNKLGEGGFGTVYMGTLADGQEIAVKRLSQSSGQGFNEFKNEVILIAKLQHRNLVKLVGCCIEGEEKMLIYEYMPNKSLDSFIFDQAKAKILDWSKRFNIICGVARGLLYLHQDSRLRIIHRDLKASNVLLDHEFNPKISDFGMARTFGGDQIEGNTKRVVGTYGYMAPEYAIYGLFSVKSDVFSFGVLMLEIVSGKKNRGFSHSNNSINLIGQAWRFWKESRPLDLLDSCMENSSVLSGALRCIHISLLCVQQFPEDRPSMSTVVVMLSSESSLPQPKEPGFLMEKEKIFLGAESSTKHLFSSTNDISLTMLEPR, from the exons ATGAAAAAAGTTCTTCTAATGTTTGTTCTTACTATGATTCTACTGTTCTTTTTCTGCACCTCCACTGCAAATGACTCTATATCCCAATTTAAATCACTTTCTGTAGGCAATACATTGGTTTCTGAAGAGGGTACTTTTGAATTGGGTTTCTTCCGTCCAGGACGTGCTGCAGATCTTTACTTGGGGATATGGTACAAGTCAATACCTGTGAAGACTGTTGTGTGGGTTGCCAACAGAGCCAAGCCAGTAAAAGGCAACTCAAGTGTGTTGCATATTAACAGTGAGGGAAATCTTGAGCTTGTCAACCATAATGGGGTTGTGGCTTGGTCAGCAAACTCCACAAAGAAGGTTCAGAATCCCATTGTCCAGCTGTTAAATTCTGGAAATTTGGTAGTGAGAGATGAAGGAGACCAAGATCCTGAAAGCTACTTGTGGCAAAGCTTTGATTACCCTTCTGATACACTTTTACCAGGAATGAAGCTGGGATGGGACTTAAGAACCGGCCTTGAGCGGCGTGTATCTGCTTGGAAGAATTGGGATGATCCATCACCAGGTGATTTCAGTTGGGGTATCTCTCTCGAAGGATTTCCTCAAGTGATGATGTGGAAGGGGTCAAAGGTGTTTTACCGTGGTGGTCATTGGAATGGTCTTGGATTCAGTGGTGCCCCAGAATTGAAGGCAAATCCAGTTTTTAAGTTCAAGTTTGTTTCCAACGAGAATGAGGTGTACTACACCTACAGCCTCACGAATGAGTCTATCATTTCAAGGATTGTTATGAACCAATCTATTTCCACTCGCCAAAGGTACATATGGATTGAAGATGCTCAAGCTTGGAGGATTTATGCATCTGTACCGAGAGATAACTGTGATTCCTACAATATCTGTGGACCAAATGGGAATTGCGTAATTGGTGATTCTCCAGTGTGCCAGTGTTTAAGTGGATTTAAACCAAGATTTCCGAGGCAGTGGGACATGATGGACTGGACTCAAGGATGTTTTCTCTCTGAAGAATGGAACTGTGAGGAAAGGAGGAAACATGGGTTTGTTAAATTCAGTCAGCTGAAAGCTCCAGATACTTCAAATTCTTGGGTCAATGAGAGTATGAGTCTCACTGAGTGCAGGGATAAATGCTTGGAGAATTGTTCCTGTAAAGCTTATGCAAATACAGATGTTAGAGAAGGAGGTAAGGGCTGTTTGATGTGGTTTGGTGATCTCAGGGATATCAGAGAATTTTCTGCTGGTGGTTGGGATTTATATATTAGAACTAAAATTTTAGAATCAG AATTTACTCTGGTCTCTCAATTCTATATAAATCATGAAGGTGAGAAAAAAAACTATAGCACGAAGGTGGTGGCAGTAGTCCTCACAACAGTCGCAGTCGTTGCAGCCATTCTGGTTTTGTACCAATTTggaaagagaatgaaaaagTTCAGAG CTTGTGAATCAAGTAATTCCTTGATAGTAGATAATAATAAAGATGAGGAAGAGCTTGAGCTTCCTTTCTTTGATCAAGCTGCAATCACCAAAGCAACTAATGGCTTCTCAATTAACAATAAGCTTGGAGAAGGTGGATTTGGGACAGTATATATG GGTACCCTAGCAGATGGGCAGGAAATTGCTGTGAAAAGACTCTCACAAAGTTCTGGACAAgggtttaatgaatttaagaatGAGGTCATATTGATAGCCAAACTGCAGCATCGGAACCTAGTTAAGCTTGTTGGTTGTTGCATTGAAGGAGAGGAGAAGATGCTTATCTATGAATACATGCCCAACAAAAGCCTTGACTCCTTTATATTTG ATCAGGCAAAGGCTAAAATTTTAGATTGGTCTAAACGCTTCAATATTATTTGTGGAGTTGCGCGAGGACTTCTGTATCTTCATCAAGATTCCAGATTGAGAATTATACACAGAGATCTCAAAGCAAGTAATGTTCTACTTGATCATGAGTTCAACCCAAAAATATCTGATTTTGGCATGGCTAGAACTTTTGGGGGAGATCAGATTGAAGGAAATACAAAAAGGGTGGTTGGAACATA TGGTTACATGGCACCTGAATATGCCATTTATGGTCTATTCTCAGTGAAATCTGATGTCTTCAGCTTTGGTGTACTAATGCTAGAGATAGTAAGTGGAAAGAAGAACAGAGGTTTTTCACATTCAAATAATAGTATTAACCTTATTGGACAA GCATGGAGATTTTGGAAAGAAAGCAGACCTCTGGACTTACTTGATTCATGCATGGAGAATTCATCTGTTCTGTCAGGAGCATTGCGTTGTATCCATATCAGTCTTTTATGTGTTCAACAGTTTCCTGAGGATAGGCCAAGTATGTCCACTGTGGTAGTGATGCTGAGCAGTGAGAGTTCCCTACCTCAACCTAAGGAGCCTGGTTTCCTTATGGAGAAGGAGAAAATTTTTCTTGGAGCAGAGTCCTCTACCAAGCACCTGTTTTCTTCTACCAATGATATAAGTCTTACCATGTTAGAGCCTCGCTAG
- the LOC108333314 gene encoding G-type lectin S-receptor-like serine/threonine-protein kinase At4g27290 isoform X1 translates to MEKVTLLLFCLALLNSIAATTVRESINVLQSISDGQVIVSPGKTYALGFFSPGNSKNRYVGIWYNEIPTQTVVWVANRDSPLNDSSGVLKLNETGVLVLLNHNKSVIWSSNTTGSARHPVAKLLDTGNLIVQNGNGNDEAKDLLWQSFDYPGDTLLPGQKFGRNLVTGLNRYMSSWNSSEDPSHGVYNYQLDITGYPQFVLREGTTKRYRFGSWNDVQFSGAPLLKQSDYTRFTFISNDEELYFMFEHTNKSFLHRMVLTTEGRILGTFWDSERKDWSLHARIPVDDCDYYGKCGAYATCNIDNIPPCQCLDGFVPKTADLYGGCVRRTSLSCHEDEFLPVPGLKLPDTERSWFSRNMSLEDCKTFCRNNCSCKAYAALDMSKGPNGCLLWFNDLVDIRKLTDVDEDVYVRMASSEFEATEGKQLHKSNIRKYKSIFIICVLFIGILILCLTFITRYKRLKTRQKGKMEGNLEPDVNVINEHESKDLELPMFELSTITSATNNFSPDNKLGEGGFGSVYKGILADGGEIAVKRLSMNSKQGLPEFKNEVMHIAKLQHRNLVRLLGYCLQAGERLLVYEFMPNKSLDSFIFDENKSMLLDWPRRMLIINGVARGLLYLHQDSRHRIVHRDLKAGNVLLDSEMNPKISDFGLARSFGGNEIEATTKHVVGTYGYLPPEYIIDGAYSTKSDVFSFGVLILEIVSGKRNKGFCHQDNLLAHVWRLFTEGKCSEVVDAAITESVHLSEALRTIHVGLLCVQLNPEDRPNMSSVVMMLSGESALPQPNLPGFFTSTSMAGDSSSSSSHKQYTNNDLSLSIMSAR, encoded by the exons ATGGAAAAAGTTACCTTGCTTCTGTTCTGCCTTGCTTTGCTGAATAGTATAGCTGCTACCACTGTGAGAGAAAGTATTAATGTATTGCAATCTATCAGTGATGGCCAAGTCATTGTTTCACCTGGCAAAACCTATGCACTGGGATTCTTCAGTCCAGGTAATTCCAAGAACCGTTATGTGGGAATTTGGTATAATGAGATCCCAACACAGACTGTAGTATGGGTTGCCAACAGAGACAGCCCTCTTAATGACTCATCAGGAGTTTTGAAGCTCAATGAAACCGGAGTTCTTGTTCTTCTCAACCACAACAAGAGTGTCATCTGGTCTTCCAACACAACAGGCTCAGCACGACATCCGGTGGCAAAACTTTTGGATACTGGAAATCTCATTGTCCAGAATGGAAACGGCAATGATGAGGCAAAGGATTTACTGTGGCAAAGTTTTGATTATCCAGGGGACACACTCTTGCCAGGACAGAAGTTTGGAAGAAATTTAGTTACAGGTCTGAATCGATACATGTCATCATGGAATAGCTCTGAGGATCCATCTCATGGTGTATATAATTATCAACTTGATATCACTGGATATCCACAGTTTGTTTTGAGAGAAGGAACTACTAAAAGATATCGTTTTGGATCATGGAATGATGTTCAGTTCAGTGGGGCACCTCTGTTGAAACAAAGTGATTATACTAGATTTACTTTTATTTCGAACGACGAGGAGTTGTATTTCATGTTTGAGCATACCAACAAGTCATTTTTACATAGGATGGTGCTAACAACAGAGGGACGTATTCTGGGGACCTTTTGGGATAGTGAACGAAAAGATTGGAGCTTGCATGCACGAATTCCGGTGGATGACTGTGATTACTACGGCAAATGTGGAGCCTATGCTACCTGCAATATAGACAACATTCCTCCATGTCAATGCTTGGATGGATTTGTGCCCAAAACGGCTGACTTGTATGGTGGTTGTGTCAGGAGAACTTCACTGAGTTGTCATGAAGATGAGTTTTTGCCGGTTCCAGGGTTGAAATTACCAGACACAGAGAGATCCTGGTTTTCCAGAAATATGAGCCTTGAGGATTGTAAGACTTTTTGCAGGAACAACTGCTCCTGTAAAGCTTATGCAGCATTGGATATGAGTAAAGGGCCCAATGGGTGTTTACTCTGGTTTAATGATCTGGTTGACATAAGAAAATTGACCGATGTTGATGAAGACGTATACGTAAGGATGGCTAGTTCAGAATTTG AAGCTACTGAAGGAAAGCAATTGCATAAATCCAACATCCGGAAGTACAAGagtattttcataatttgtgtGTTGTTTATTGGAATTTTAATACTATGTTTAACCTTCATCACCCGTTATAAACGGTTGAAGACACGGCAGAAAG GAAAGATGGAAGGTAATCTTGAACCAGACGTGAATGTAATAAATGAGCACGAGAGTAAAGATCTAGAGTTACCCATGTTTGAGTTGTCTACAATTACTTCTGCAACCAACAACTTTTCACCTGACAACAAACTAGGAGAAGGTGGCTTTGGATCAGTTTATAAG GGCATCCTGGCCGATGGAGGAGAAATAGCTGTGAAGAGGCTCTCTATGAATTCCAAACAAGGACTTCCAGAGTTCAAAAATGAAGTTATGCATATTGCAAAGCTTCAGCACAGGAATTTAGTGAGGCTACTAGGGTACTGCCTTCAAGCAGGAGAAAGATTGCTTGTATATGAATTTATGCCCAACAAAAGCTTGGATTCCTTCATATTTG ATGAAAACAAGAGCATGTTACTAGATTGGCCAAGGCGCATGCTGATTATCAACGGGGTTGCACGGGgtcttctttatcttcatcaAGATTCAAGGCATAGAATAGTTCATAGAGACCTCAAAGCGGGGAATGTTTTGTTAGATAGCGAAATGAACCCAAAAATCTCGGACTTTGGACTGGCTAGAAGCTTTGGAGGAAATGAAATCGAAGCAACCACAAAACATGTAGTTGGAACCTA TGGCTATCTTCCTCCAGAGTACATAATTGATGGAGCTTATTCAACAAAGTCAGATGTTTTCAGCTTTGGTGTGCTGATATTGGAGATAGTGAGTGGGAAGAGAAATAAAGGATTCTGTCATCAAGATAATCTACTGGCACAT GTGTGGAGGCTGTTTACTGAAGGCAAATGTTCTGAAGTAGTTGATGCAGCAATAACAGAGTCAGTCCATTTGTCTGAAGCTCTAAGAACAATTCATGTGGGACTACTGTGCGTGCAACTAAATCCTGAAGATAGGCCAAACATGTCATCTGTGGTTATGATGCTAAGCGGTGAATCTGCACTGCCTCAGCCAAACTTGCCTGGATTCTTTACAAGTACAAGCATGGCTGGTGATAGTTCATCATCAAGCAGTCATAAACAATACACAAATAATGACTTGTCACTTAGCATAATGTCTGCTAGATAG
- the LOC108333877 gene encoding G-type lectin S-receptor-like serine/threonine-protein kinase At4g27290 isoform X2, protein MKKVLLMFVLTMILLFFFCTSTANDSISQFKSLSVGNTLVSEEGTFELGFFRPGRAADLYLGIWYKSIPVKTVVWVANRAKPVKGNSSVLHINSEGNLELVNHNGVVAWSANSTKKVQNPIVQLLNSGNLVVRDEGDQDPESYLWQSFDYPSDTLLPGMKLGWDLRTGLERRVSAWKNWDDPSPGDFSWGISLEGFPQVMMWKGSKVFYRGGHWNGLGFSGAPELKANPVFKFKFVSNENEVYYTYSLTNESIISRIVMNQSISTRQRYIWIEDAQAWRIYASVPRDNCDSYNICGPNGNCVIGDSPVCQCLSGFKPRFPRQWDMMDWTQGCFLSEEWNCEERRKHGFVKFSQLKAPDTSNSWVNESMSLTECRDKCLENCSCKAYANTDVREGGKGCLMWFGDLRDIREFSAGGWDLYIRTKILESGEKKNYSTKVVAVVLTTVAVVAAILVLYQFGKRMKKFRACESSNSLIVDNNKDEEELELPFFDQAAITKATNGFSINNKLGEGGFGTVYMGTLADGQEIAVKRLSQSSGQGFNEFKNEVILIAKLQHRNLVKLVGCCIEGEEKMLIYEYMPNKSLDSFIFDQAKAKILDWSKRFNIICGVARGLLYLHQDSRLRIIHRDLKASNVLLDHEFNPKISDFGMARTFGGDQIEGNTKRVVGTYGYMAPEYAIYGLFSVKSDVFSFGVLMLEIVSGKKNRGFSHSNNSINLIGQAWRFWKESRPLDLLDSCMENSSVLSGALRCIHISLLCVQQFPEDRPSMSTVVVMLSSESSLPQPKEPGFLMEKEKIFLGAESSTKHLFSSTNDISLTMLEPR, encoded by the exons ATGAAAAAAGTTCTTCTAATGTTTGTTCTTACTATGATTCTACTGTTCTTTTTCTGCACCTCCACTGCAAATGACTCTATATCCCAATTTAAATCACTTTCTGTAGGCAATACATTGGTTTCTGAAGAGGGTACTTTTGAATTGGGTTTCTTCCGTCCAGGACGTGCTGCAGATCTTTACTTGGGGATATGGTACAAGTCAATACCTGTGAAGACTGTTGTGTGGGTTGCCAACAGAGCCAAGCCAGTAAAAGGCAACTCAAGTGTGTTGCATATTAACAGTGAGGGAAATCTTGAGCTTGTCAACCATAATGGGGTTGTGGCTTGGTCAGCAAACTCCACAAAGAAGGTTCAGAATCCCATTGTCCAGCTGTTAAATTCTGGAAATTTGGTAGTGAGAGATGAAGGAGACCAAGATCCTGAAAGCTACTTGTGGCAAAGCTTTGATTACCCTTCTGATACACTTTTACCAGGAATGAAGCTGGGATGGGACTTAAGAACCGGCCTTGAGCGGCGTGTATCTGCTTGGAAGAATTGGGATGATCCATCACCAGGTGATTTCAGTTGGGGTATCTCTCTCGAAGGATTTCCTCAAGTGATGATGTGGAAGGGGTCAAAGGTGTTTTACCGTGGTGGTCATTGGAATGGTCTTGGATTCAGTGGTGCCCCAGAATTGAAGGCAAATCCAGTTTTTAAGTTCAAGTTTGTTTCCAACGAGAATGAGGTGTACTACACCTACAGCCTCACGAATGAGTCTATCATTTCAAGGATTGTTATGAACCAATCTATTTCCACTCGCCAAAGGTACATATGGATTGAAGATGCTCAAGCTTGGAGGATTTATGCATCTGTACCGAGAGATAACTGTGATTCCTACAATATCTGTGGACCAAATGGGAATTGCGTAATTGGTGATTCTCCAGTGTGCCAGTGTTTAAGTGGATTTAAACCAAGATTTCCGAGGCAGTGGGACATGATGGACTGGACTCAAGGATGTTTTCTCTCTGAAGAATGGAACTGTGAGGAAAGGAGGAAACATGGGTTTGTTAAATTCAGTCAGCTGAAAGCTCCAGATACTTCAAATTCTTGGGTCAATGAGAGTATGAGTCTCACTGAGTGCAGGGATAAATGCTTGGAGAATTGTTCCTGTAAAGCTTATGCAAATACAGATGTTAGAGAAGGAGGTAAGGGCTGTTTGATGTGGTTTGGTGATCTCAGGGATATCAGAGAATTTTCTGCTGGTGGTTGGGATTTATATATTAGAACTAAAATTTTAGAATCAG GTGAGAAAAAAAACTATAGCACGAAGGTGGTGGCAGTAGTCCTCACAACAGTCGCAGTCGTTGCAGCCATTCTGGTTTTGTACCAATTTggaaagagaatgaaaaagTTCAGAG CTTGTGAATCAAGTAATTCCTTGATAGTAGATAATAATAAAGATGAGGAAGAGCTTGAGCTTCCTTTCTTTGATCAAGCTGCAATCACCAAAGCAACTAATGGCTTCTCAATTAACAATAAGCTTGGAGAAGGTGGATTTGGGACAGTATATATG GGTACCCTAGCAGATGGGCAGGAAATTGCTGTGAAAAGACTCTCACAAAGTTCTGGACAAgggtttaatgaatttaagaatGAGGTCATATTGATAGCCAAACTGCAGCATCGGAACCTAGTTAAGCTTGTTGGTTGTTGCATTGAAGGAGAGGAGAAGATGCTTATCTATGAATACATGCCCAACAAAAGCCTTGACTCCTTTATATTTG ATCAGGCAAAGGCTAAAATTTTAGATTGGTCTAAACGCTTCAATATTATTTGTGGAGTTGCGCGAGGACTTCTGTATCTTCATCAAGATTCCAGATTGAGAATTATACACAGAGATCTCAAAGCAAGTAATGTTCTACTTGATCATGAGTTCAACCCAAAAATATCTGATTTTGGCATGGCTAGAACTTTTGGGGGAGATCAGATTGAAGGAAATACAAAAAGGGTGGTTGGAACATA TGGTTACATGGCACCTGAATATGCCATTTATGGTCTATTCTCAGTGAAATCTGATGTCTTCAGCTTTGGTGTACTAATGCTAGAGATAGTAAGTGGAAAGAAGAACAGAGGTTTTTCACATTCAAATAATAGTATTAACCTTATTGGACAA GCATGGAGATTTTGGAAAGAAAGCAGACCTCTGGACTTACTTGATTCATGCATGGAGAATTCATCTGTTCTGTCAGGAGCATTGCGTTGTATCCATATCAGTCTTTTATGTGTTCAACAGTTTCCTGAGGATAGGCCAAGTATGTCCACTGTGGTAGTGATGCTGAGCAGTGAGAGTTCCCTACCTCAACCTAAGGAGCCTGGTTTCCTTATGGAGAAGGAGAAAATTTTTCTTGGAGCAGAGTCCTCTACCAAGCACCTGTTTTCTTCTACCAATGATATAAGTCTTACCATGTTAGAGCCTCGCTAG
- the LOC108333879 gene encoding calcium-binding protein KRP1, whose protein sequence is MAAQNSQTQFQDCLPVMANKLGGDGLIDELCNGFNLLKDSEKGVITFDSLKRNSALLGLQGLSDEDLRSMLVEGDFDGDGALNQLEFCVLMFRLSPELMEGSKLWLEQVLQQELKDYF, encoded by the coding sequence ATGGCAGCACAAAACTCCCAAACCCAGTTCCAAGATTGTTTGCCTGTGATGGCCAACAAGCTTGGTGGGGACGGCCTAATCGATGAACTATGCAATGGCTTCAATCTTTTGAAGGATTCAGAAAAAGGGGTTATCACCTTTGACAGCCTCAAGAGAAATTCTGCCCTTCTTGGCCTTCAGGGCCTCAGTGATGAGGATCTTCGCTCGATGCTTGTAGAAGGTGACTTTGACGGTGATGGGGCGCTCAATCAGTTGGAGTTCTGTGTTTTGATGTTCAGACTCAGTCCTGAACTCATGGAAGGCTCAAAGTTGTGGTTGGAGCAGGTCCTTCAACAAGAACTCAAAGATTACTTCTAA
- the LOC108333314 gene encoding G-type lectin S-receptor-like serine/threonine-protein kinase At4g27290 isoform X2: protein MEKVTLLLFCLALLNSIAATTVRESINVLQSISDGQVIVSPGKTYALGFFSPGNSKNRYVGIWYNEIPTQTVVWVANRDSPLNDSSGVLKLNETGVLVLLNHNKSVIWSSNTTGSARHPVAKLLDTGNLIVQNGNGNDEAKDLLWQSFDYPGDTLLPGQKFGRNLVTGLNRYMSSWNSSEDPSHGVYNYQLDITGYPQFVLREGTTKRYRFGSWNDVQFSGAPLLKQSDYTRFTFISNDEELYFMFEHTNKSFLHRMVLTTEGRILGTFWDSERKDWSLHARIPVDDCDYYGKCGAYATCNIDNIPPCQCLDGFVPKTADLYGGCVRRTSLSCHEDEFLPVPGLKLPDTERSWFSRNMSLEDCKTFCRNNCSCKAYAALDMSKGPNGCLLWFNDLVDIRKLTDVDEDVYVRMASSEFEATEGKQLHKSNIRKYKRKMEGNLEPDVNVINEHESKDLELPMFELSTITSATNNFSPDNKLGEGGFGSVYKGILADGGEIAVKRLSMNSKQGLPEFKNEVMHIAKLQHRNLVRLLGYCLQAGERLLVYEFMPNKSLDSFIFDENKSMLLDWPRRMLIINGVARGLLYLHQDSRHRIVHRDLKAGNVLLDSEMNPKISDFGLARSFGGNEIEATTKHVVGTYGYLPPEYIIDGAYSTKSDVFSFGVLILEIVSGKRNKGFCHQDNLLAHVWRLFTEGKCSEVVDAAITESVHLSEALRTIHVGLLCVQLNPEDRPNMSSVVMMLSGESALPQPNLPGFFTSTSMAGDSSSSSSHKQYTNNDLSLSIMSAR, encoded by the exons ATGGAAAAAGTTACCTTGCTTCTGTTCTGCCTTGCTTTGCTGAATAGTATAGCTGCTACCACTGTGAGAGAAAGTATTAATGTATTGCAATCTATCAGTGATGGCCAAGTCATTGTTTCACCTGGCAAAACCTATGCACTGGGATTCTTCAGTCCAGGTAATTCCAAGAACCGTTATGTGGGAATTTGGTATAATGAGATCCCAACACAGACTGTAGTATGGGTTGCCAACAGAGACAGCCCTCTTAATGACTCATCAGGAGTTTTGAAGCTCAATGAAACCGGAGTTCTTGTTCTTCTCAACCACAACAAGAGTGTCATCTGGTCTTCCAACACAACAGGCTCAGCACGACATCCGGTGGCAAAACTTTTGGATACTGGAAATCTCATTGTCCAGAATGGAAACGGCAATGATGAGGCAAAGGATTTACTGTGGCAAAGTTTTGATTATCCAGGGGACACACTCTTGCCAGGACAGAAGTTTGGAAGAAATTTAGTTACAGGTCTGAATCGATACATGTCATCATGGAATAGCTCTGAGGATCCATCTCATGGTGTATATAATTATCAACTTGATATCACTGGATATCCACAGTTTGTTTTGAGAGAAGGAACTACTAAAAGATATCGTTTTGGATCATGGAATGATGTTCAGTTCAGTGGGGCACCTCTGTTGAAACAAAGTGATTATACTAGATTTACTTTTATTTCGAACGACGAGGAGTTGTATTTCATGTTTGAGCATACCAACAAGTCATTTTTACATAGGATGGTGCTAACAACAGAGGGACGTATTCTGGGGACCTTTTGGGATAGTGAACGAAAAGATTGGAGCTTGCATGCACGAATTCCGGTGGATGACTGTGATTACTACGGCAAATGTGGAGCCTATGCTACCTGCAATATAGACAACATTCCTCCATGTCAATGCTTGGATGGATTTGTGCCCAAAACGGCTGACTTGTATGGTGGTTGTGTCAGGAGAACTTCACTGAGTTGTCATGAAGATGAGTTTTTGCCGGTTCCAGGGTTGAAATTACCAGACACAGAGAGATCCTGGTTTTCCAGAAATATGAGCCTTGAGGATTGTAAGACTTTTTGCAGGAACAACTGCTCCTGTAAAGCTTATGCAGCATTGGATATGAGTAAAGGGCCCAATGGGTGTTTACTCTGGTTTAATGATCTGGTTGACATAAGAAAATTGACCGATGTTGATGAAGACGTATACGTAAGGATGGCTAGTTCAGAATTTG AAGCTACTGAAGGAAAGCAATTGCATAAATCCAACATCCGGAAGTACAAGa GAAAGATGGAAGGTAATCTTGAACCAGACGTGAATGTAATAAATGAGCACGAGAGTAAAGATCTAGAGTTACCCATGTTTGAGTTGTCTACAATTACTTCTGCAACCAACAACTTTTCACCTGACAACAAACTAGGAGAAGGTGGCTTTGGATCAGTTTATAAG GGCATCCTGGCCGATGGAGGAGAAATAGCTGTGAAGAGGCTCTCTATGAATTCCAAACAAGGACTTCCAGAGTTCAAAAATGAAGTTATGCATATTGCAAAGCTTCAGCACAGGAATTTAGTGAGGCTACTAGGGTACTGCCTTCAAGCAGGAGAAAGATTGCTTGTATATGAATTTATGCCCAACAAAAGCTTGGATTCCTTCATATTTG ATGAAAACAAGAGCATGTTACTAGATTGGCCAAGGCGCATGCTGATTATCAACGGGGTTGCACGGGgtcttctttatcttcatcaAGATTCAAGGCATAGAATAGTTCATAGAGACCTCAAAGCGGGGAATGTTTTGTTAGATAGCGAAATGAACCCAAAAATCTCGGACTTTGGACTGGCTAGAAGCTTTGGAGGAAATGAAATCGAAGCAACCACAAAACATGTAGTTGGAACCTA TGGCTATCTTCCTCCAGAGTACATAATTGATGGAGCTTATTCAACAAAGTCAGATGTTTTCAGCTTTGGTGTGCTGATATTGGAGATAGTGAGTGGGAAGAGAAATAAAGGATTCTGTCATCAAGATAATCTACTGGCACAT GTGTGGAGGCTGTTTACTGAAGGCAAATGTTCTGAAGTAGTTGATGCAGCAATAACAGAGTCAGTCCATTTGTCTGAAGCTCTAAGAACAATTCATGTGGGACTACTGTGCGTGCAACTAAATCCTGAAGATAGGCCAAACATGTCATCTGTGGTTATGATGCTAAGCGGTGAATCTGCACTGCCTCAGCCAAACTTGCCTGGATTCTTTACAAGTACAAGCATGGCTGGTGATAGTTCATCATCAAGCAGTCATAAACAATACACAAATAATGACTTGTCACTTAGCATAATGTCTGCTAGATAG